acttacaatcaatttgtgcgtgtcctaattcagagagaggcaaatgtaagagtcttcaatgactcaccctctctaaacgggtctaaggcttcttgtgatgaacactaaaaaaatataatattatcactaggtaataataacactattatatctttggtaataatttcttattaccaaagaaaaaaacaaatataattaactatgtttttttaatgtcttatgctctttgaagttaattatgttgttttatgatatctaactataatatatttcagtgtaaatattattaaaattatttaaatttgacatattaatttagtatttattaaattacatattttacttatgctttattgaatagtttgattaatttaaacaaaatttctaagatttgtttaaaatttatttaattactttaggatttaattattacttaaattatttaattcatttttatttttattaaaatttagttgcataatgttaatgttaattttttttaatcttaattttaaaatatattatttatataaaaaaaataaattattcaaaaattgaaaaaaaaattaaaaaaaatacagaaaaattaaaaacaactaacaaatattattaaaaacatattttttaatttttattttaataatgattaaaactaacaaatattaaatttaatttttttaattttaattttaattttaataatggttttctaataatatatttgttaattttatttaatcagaactaacacatattatttttttacatattaatttagtatttattaaattacatattttacttatgctttattgaatagtttgattaatttaaacaaaatttctaagatttgtttaaaatttatttatttactttaggatttaattattacttaaattatttaattaatgttattttttttaatgttaattttaaaatatattattttacttatcaattcactttttattaaattagaaattttattgagtacttctactaatattcacaatatctctaaattttacaattctaaaaaaatattaaatatgtttactaatatgtttaatacacataaaattcaccaaaacaacatagaatttatttaaaaaaaaatactaattaatcatataacaattttctaatttctaatatcatttttactaatacttattttgaaatcctaaaaataaatacattctatctaatataataatttcagatttttattaaaattaatattatattatttatataaaaaaacataaattattcaaaaattgaaaaaaaattaaaaaaatacagaaaaattaaaaaaaacttaccaatgccttcaatatcttgctagcaatctctttagtccaacaaaaaccgaatacccaaccttcaaacaaaaattacaaaatatcattatacaatttcataaatatatatatatatttataaaatgaataaatcgttagaattactttaagatttattacttatttaaataaaatttcaggattaatgtttatttttattaaaatttggttgcataatgttattgttaatttgatttaatcatgattaaaaatatattatacaacttatcaattcactatttcttaaattataaattttattgagtatttttaattctaaaaaaaattgggcagcataacggctgtattttcatatatcccaaaatttaaaaacctacaaataacacataaaaaaatatccagtcgcagaacatacacaaagcattacaaatacattgtaaatgactatataatttataattattactctaaattttattaattattcaattttctatttaaaatatcataattctactaaaaattaacaacaaaaacaaagcatcaatattcatcaacactaagaataaaaaaattaacaacaacaacaaaattcaaattaaataaacaaaactcactctaataatcaaaatttattaaccaaatctaataatctaaaactaaaattatttaacccaatctaaaaaacaaacaatcaaatattaaattttcatataaacatatttttataactaaaagtcaaattatatacctaaaaaataaattattaaattaataaattttcaatctaataaattaattatttatcatatgattaaactaactaaatcctaaaactatatatgtattttactaaaatactacacaatatattatttcctctaaattggatatcactaaatttttaactaattttcatcacaaattattattcttacctattttaattacataatcagaaattatatatataatataacaaataacaatatattaacaatattaaacaaattataaataaaaccctaaatatatttatgcaaaaaatataaataaaaccaaaaaattacaaagaaaatgtgaAATACCTCTAAAACCGCTAGTAAACAATGCAAAACCTGAAAATAATACCACAAAAATCTTATTACAAAAGaccaaaattgaaaaaaaattgaaaaatttatacaaaaaaaaactgaaatataTGTAAATAATTACCTTAATAGACCTTATAGCCACTTAAATCTTGTTTGTAAGGGAAGCTTTGACCAAAACCAAAGCTTGTGGGGGCCGAAATCCAGAAAAATAGAAAAGGGGGGCGGAGAAAACGGAGCTCTGGTTTTTCCGTTTCAGAGAGAATGAGCTCTCTGTTTGGGGAAGATGAAGATTAtaaagaccctataccgagaataCAGAAACTAAAATGAAAAAACCGCGAAAAAAAGACGGGAGTCTAAATTATCTATACCGACTACACGTTCTCGGTAAATACCCTATACCGAGAATAAGTTCTCGGTATAAGGTCCTCGGTAcacaaactaaaatgaaaaaaaacaaCGTAAAGAAGGCGGGTGTCTAGATGATATATACCGAGAACTTGTATTCGGtaaaatgttctcggtatagaatattttttttgtagtgatatatatatattataatttaaatgtGGTTATCTAATACGATTTTCAATACTTGTTCTTGAAAATATGCAATAGACGTAATAATGAGAAAAATATCCCGTGTCTCTCAACTTTCATTGAATTGGATCTAGACGCGCGCGTAAAGATGAGACGAAAATAGGAAAAAAGGTTACACTAAATTAAGGGAAAGGAAATTGCTTTAAAAATTATTGATAAGTCACTCAAACTTATTATTTTAGAGAAACGTTAGGGGTATCAGTATTCAATATATATCACATGAAAGTGACACATTGTTATTAGGATTTACACAATTTAATTTAGCAATAATATTAAATATCAGTAATCATAAAATATTATTAGATGTAGTATTTGACATgtcaaaatatattattatattttttggcTCGAAAATAACTGCTTGAGTATGACTATGAAATGAATCGATAAACTACTAAACTGCATAGTTTATCAGCATATATAATTTCTTGTGTTGTTTCCTTTTTGGCTAAATCTATAGTTTATACCAACTACTTTAAACTAACCTTGAGTttgcacacacacacatatatatatatatatatgtatgggaGAGTTTATCTTGTATACTACCATTAGTGACATGATGACATTGGTCTCACCAACTATAACCAATAATTATTGTCTCATTTGTATTCAAATGAATGTATAGTATAACATAAAGAGTACTGTTAGGATACTAAATAAAACTCATATAATTATACATAATGGTGTGTCCTCAtacataaattaataaaataagaaGATCTCACTtagtttttttgtttaaaaataaagaatGCAATTTTTTAAAAGAAGCAAAAGACACTCGCTTTATCAAAACACAAAGGTTATTTTCACGTCTAGTCTAACAACCAAATTAAGTAATCAAAATAACTTTGGAAAATGGTTAGATCTTTTACCGTTGCCTGTCTGTTTGTGCCGTACATGTCAGATAATTTTAACGCTTCTAATTTTTCGGTAAAATGGTGAAATTAATATATAGGGATCACAAAATtaatgattaatttttttaaaaactgtTCACATTAAAGTACTGTTACTTCGAAACGTGTCGTTTAATCACCTTTTTCCTGGAAGTAAAGAGAAAACACGTGCTTGGTTTCCATTAgtcactttatttttttttttccacCATTATTGTTGTTTTCAAAGGAAACATGACCACTACCAGACAAAATAAAATCACTTCATACAGACTCAGATTTTGCTTAAATACTCGCCTTAGTCTCTGGTCTCTTCTCCACTCCATTTTCACcttcttttatatttttacttTCTCTCTGTACTAAATAACCCAAAAGAGTTTCCACATGTTGGCTTTCACGGCGAGCTGGTTGACACCCAgctcacttttcctcttcctcaacCTCATGATCGGAACCTTATTTCTTATGTCCCGCTTTGGGACCCGGAATACTCCCACTGACCATGCGCACGGTTCGCACCAACTTGTTCGATCAGGGTCACTATTGGAACGTGTCAAGTCCTTCAACCTTTCCTTATACAAATTCGAGTCGCCTGCCGTCGAAACCGAGTATCTCTATCCCACAGAGACAGATTACTCGACCCAGACGCCTCAACTCGCCCGCACTCCGTCGTTTATAGAGCGTCTGAGGTCCATCGACTTATCATACGTCTACAGATTCGACCATCAACAAGCCCACCCTGAACCGGAACCTGAAATCCTTCGGCCTGAAGCCAACACTCCGGCTCACCACCCCACTGAGCCCGAACGCTCGACCCAGTTTCagaacccgaccaacccgccacAACTCGCCCGCACGCCGTCGTTTTTAGAGCGCTTGAGGTCAATCGACTTATCTTACGTCTACAGATTCGACCATCAACAATCCTACCCGGAACCGGAACCCAAAATCCGTCAGCCTGAAGCCAAGACTCCGGATCCGAACCCGGCCGAGGACGACTCTCATGACCACCCTCCCGTGAAGAGGAGCAAGTCGGAGTCTCATCACAGCGCCCGCACCGAGAAGAAGAGTCAGTCAGAAATGATGACGAAGTCGTCAAGCGAAAAAATGGGACACAGTTCTGGCAGCAAAGAGGATGTCAGCGACGACGACGAAGAGGAGAACGTCGCCGCAGTCGAGCGGCGGAGGCCGGTGACTACGAGGGTGGAGAAAAGGAGCAGTATAGCTGACGAAACGACGTCGCTCAAAGACTTCGATGATGGGGTCGACGCTAAGGCTGACGACTTTATTAACAGGTTTAAGCAGCAACTGAAGTTACAGAGACTCGAATCGTTCAAACGGTTCAGTGAAATGATATCAAGGAAGTAGTTTATCATTAAGTTTTTTgcgttttttgtttttgttgttgtcCATATTTGTGGTGGTTGGACTATTAATTAAGGCAAAAAGCTATAGCTTGGGGGTGCTCCTCTTTTCTTGTTTTTGTTATATTTTCTTTTGGGGGATGGGGGAGAGttaagggtaatttggtaatttaccTTTGTCAATGAGCTTGATTTACTGTTTTGAGCTAGCTCTGCGATG
This genomic interval from Humulus lupulus chromosome 8, drHumLupu1.1, whole genome shotgun sequence contains the following:
- the LOC133797218 gene encoding pathogen-associated molecular patterns-induced protein A70, giving the protein MLAFTASWLTPSSLFLFLNLMIGTLFLMSRFGTRNTPTDHAHGSHQLVRSGSLLERVKSFNLSLYKFESPAVETEYLYPTETDYSTQTPQLARTPSFIERLRSIDLSYVYRFDHQQAHPEPEPEILRPEANTPAHHPTEPERSTQFQNPTNPPQLARTPSFLERLRSIDLSYVYRFDHQQSYPEPEPKIRQPEAKTPDPNPAEDDSHDHPPVKRSKSESHHSARTEKKSQSEMMTKSSSEKMGHSSGSKEDVSDDDEEENVAAVERRRPVTTRVEKRSSIADETTSLKDFDDGVDAKADDFINRFKQQLKLQRLESFKRFSEMISRK